In the genome of Leptospira inadai serovar Lyme str. 10, one region contains:
- a CDS encoding SMP-30/gluconolactonase/LRE family protein: MLRSIYLSPFLRIVFPILSVTSLLFVLILVGWNKTDPEFYSVDSPIPQGEDNALFFSEATHEGKISEPFAIALDSKGRIYTGSSDGNIYRIKTDGKVEIFARTSGRPLGLAFDGKGNLVTCLSGVGLAFYDPQGKENILARQDERGNTLENLYGLDIASDGTVYFTEVSRKFSYDSSYLEELESRPNGRILAYKPEDQSVSVVLDEVYAPTGIALSSREEFLVYAEKYRHRVTRFWLKGNKTGKERFFITHLPGSPALIHSDKKDAFWIALSAPRHKLIDKIQEKPILKKYVAALPFFFKPKEGTLSYVLGMNEAGDVIFALTDSSSSRVGSTTAVLEFGRGLLLAGNTSDKIWKWKFETLESFF, from the coding sequence ATGCTCAGAAGTATATATCTTAGTCCTTTCCTTAGAATCGTATTCCCCATCCTTTCCGTAACATCTCTTCTTTTCGTATTGATTCTCGTCGGCTGGAACAAAACCGATCCGGAATTTTATTCGGTAGATTCCCCGATTCCCCAAGGAGAGGATAATGCTCTCTTTTTTTCAGAGGCGACACACGAAGGAAAGATTTCCGAACCGTTTGCGATCGCTTTGGATTCGAAAGGACGGATTTACACCGGATCCTCCGACGGAAACATCTATAGAATTAAGACGGACGGAAAAGTGGAGATTTTCGCGAGAACTTCCGGAAGACCTCTGGGTCTGGCTTTCGACGGGAAAGGGAACTTAGTGACATGTCTTTCCGGAGTGGGACTCGCTTTTTACGACCCGCAAGGGAAGGAAAATATCCTAGCGAGGCAGGACGAACGGGGAAATACATTAGAAAATCTTTATGGATTAGATATAGCCTCCGACGGAACGGTTTATTTTACCGAAGTTAGTAGAAAATTTTCGTATGATTCCTCTTACTTAGAAGAGCTCGAATCCAGGCCTAACGGAAGGATCTTGGCTTATAAGCCGGAAGACCAATCCGTTTCCGTAGTTTTAGACGAAGTATACGCACCTACCGGAATAGCGCTCTCTTCGAGAGAGGAATTTTTGGTGTATGCGGAAAAGTACAGACACCGGGTCACCCGATTTTGGTTGAAAGGAAACAAAACCGGAAAAGAACGATTTTTTATCACTCATCTTCCCGGTAGTCCTGCCTTGATCCACTCGGATAAAAAAGACGCATTCTGGATCGCCCTTTCGGCACCGCGGCATAAGCTGATCGATAAAATTCAGGAAAAACCTATCCTAAAAAAATACGTCGCAGCGCTTCCCTTTTTTTTTAAACCGAAGGAAGGAACTCTGAGCTATGTCCTGGGAATGAACGAGGCGGGTGATGTGATATTCGCACTGACCGACTCCTCTTCAAGTCGAGTCGGATCGACCACGGCTGTACTCGAATTCGGCAGGGGACTTTTACTTGCCGGAAACACATCCGACAAAATATGGAAATGGAAATTCGAGACTTTAGAATCGTTTTTTTAA